A stretch of Mya arenaria isolate MELC-2E11 chromosome 14, ASM2691426v1 DNA encodes these proteins:
- the LOC128216251 gene encoding paired box protein Pax-1-like, translating to MPHTGQTGVNQLGGVFVNGRPLPDHVRRRIVELAHMGVRPCDISRQLLVSHGCVSKILTRYYETGSIKPGSIGGNKPKQVATPLVVRKILQLKKDNPSIFAWEIRDYLLSQRICDDQSIPSISSINRILRNAGAFNSEGVLANDMSPLYYPSFPAGPSLQALYQRHHPASLYPLNIPGLSYPRLVQPLNNLEPGEVPTEPSISKLTQDPEQTCDSTRSPKLHKRRCSEEGDKTFASSSGKRLKDDRLAKDVEEGDKQTSQITKDDDKTIPKVPDDTRKEHRTKTLYSIADLVNTNKPTEDVSRTVADDMTKHAFHFHNSRQYQAFDFWKQHHLYLPNMYSGPVSTAAYDHVTVRQMTSAIALRCQGDARFPPC from the exons ATGCCTCACACAG GTCAGACCGGCGTCAACCAACTAGGTGGTGTCTTTGTTAATGGGCGGCCCCTCCCAGACCACGTGAGACGGAGAATCGTGGAACTGGCTCATATGGGCGTCCGTCCATGCGACATTTCCAGACAACTTCTTGTTTCACACGGCTGTGTCAGCAAAATACTGACTCGGTACTATGAGACTGGGTCAATCAAACCAGGCTCAATCGGGGGAAATAAGCCAAAG cAAGTTGCGACTCCTCTTGTTGTACGGAAGATTCTACAACTAAAAAAAGACAATCCTTCCATTTTTGCCTGGGAGATTCGAGACTACTTACTATCCCAACGCATCTGCGACGACCAATCGATTCCTAGCATAAGCtctataaatagaatattaCGTAACGCTGGCGCTTTTAATAGCGAGGGCGTTCTGGCCAATGATATGTCTCCATTATATTACCCATCATTCCCGGCTGGTCCTTCACTGCAGGCGTTATATCAAAGACACCATCCAGCTTCTCTTTATCCTTTAAACATACCAGGTCTGTCTTACCCTAGGCTAGTGCAGCCCCTTAATAATCTCGAGCCCGGCGAAGTCCCCACCGAGCCGTCAATCTCAAAGTTAACGCAAGACCCTGAGCAAACTTGCGACTCAACAAGATCACCAAAACTGCACAAACGGCGTTGCTCCGAGGAGGGTGATAAAACCTTTGCTTCGTCCTCTGGCAAGAGGCTGAAAGATGACAGGCTTGCCAAAGACGTTGAAGAGGGCGATAAACAAACAAGCCAGATAACAAAAG atGATGATAAAACTATCCCGAAGGTTCCGGACGATACTCGGAAAGAACACCGTACGAAGACCCTGTATTCAATTGCTGACTTGGTTAATACGAACAAACCAACGGAAGATGTCAGCAGGACAGTAGCAGACGACATGACAAAACACGCGTTCCACTTTCACAACAGTCGCCAATATCAGGCGTTTGATTTTTGGAAACAACATCACCTTTATTTACCAAATATGTACTCTGGACCTGTGTCGACTGCGGCGTATGATCACGTGACAGTAAGACAGATGACGTCAGCAATAGCTTTACGATGTCAAGGAGACGCTCGTTTTCCTCCGTGTTGA
- the LOC128217062 gene encoding zinc-binding protein A33-like, producing the protein MASNFSFSVSQTSDSIHDFACTPCKDDGLNNEAQFFCDECKNYYCNNCEQLHNKLFRTHSVFGSQDVSKWVGYVGLNPIESCDKHGGKKLELLCVDHDELCCHICVFLTHRMCQNIKHIPDLADGLKKQPDFKKLPTDVDKIADRLQEMTKKRTQNKQSLKDSGKKILVEIKSLRQKVNETFDKIEKEANDILQEQLHETDDFLQEDIDKCTKLNDKLKTYLEAIHTQEDDNTSYIAYRKCKNKMKEAESLLQELSTKADTTLTFSADPRIEPFFSGLLNTTGKITVDYGFKIRTVFIELF; encoded by the exons ATGGCTTCAAACTTCAGTTTCTCTGTTAGTCAAACTTCGGATTCGATTCATGACTTTGCATGCACTCCGTGTAAAGATGATGGATTAAATAATGAGGCACAGTTCTTCTGTGATGAGTGCAAGAACTATTACTGCAACAACTGTGAGCAACTACACAACAAACTGTTTAGGACACATTCCGTGTTTGGGAGTCAAGATGTGAGCAAGTGGGTGGGGTATGTTGGACTGAATCCCATAGAATCATGTGACAAACATGGTGGCAAGAAGCTTGAACTGCTCTGTGTGGACCATGATGAGCTTTGTTGCCACATTTGTGTCTTTCTCACTCACAG AATGTGTCAGAATATCAAGCACATTCCTGACCTGGCTGATGGACTGAAGAAGCAACCAGACTTCAAGAAACTGCCTACTGACGTTGATAAGATCGCCGACAGACTTCAAGAAATGACAAAGAAACGAACCCAAAACAAACAGTCCCTCAAAGACTCTGGGAAGAAAATACTCGTTGAAATCAAGTCACTTAGGCAGAAAGTGAATGAAACGTTTGATAAAATAGAGAAAGAGGCAAATGACATCTTACAAGAACAGCTCCATGAGACAGATGATTTCCTGCAGGAGGACATTGACAAATGTACAAAGCTTAATGACAAACTAAAAACATACCTAGAAGCCATCCACACCCAGGAAGATGACAACACTTCTTACATAGCGTACAGGAAATGCAAGAACAAGATGAAAGAAGCAGAGAGCCTGCTACAGGAACTGTCAACGAAGGCCGACACAACACTCACATTCTCTGCTGATCCTAGAATTGAACCTTTCTTTTCGGGACTTCTGAACACAACTGGAAAAATCACTGTGGATTATGGTTTTAAGATTAGGACagttttcattgaattattttaa